One genomic segment of Balaenoptera musculus isolate JJ_BM4_2016_0621 chromosome 11, mBalMus1.pri.v3, whole genome shotgun sequence includes these proteins:
- the NOL7 gene encoding nucleolar protein 7 isoform X2, whose protein sequence is MRLCIAQWGLGACRGRQNPRRLPFTSRSACVLIPGQRSGVAWVMVQLRPRASRAPVSASAMVDEGQPASEEEAEHGLLLGQPSSGAAAEPLEEDEEGDDELDDEAPEELTFASAQAEAKEEERRVRETVRRDKTLLKEKRKRREELFIEQKKRKLLPDTILEKLTTASQTSVKKSPAKLKEVNLQKKNEECEKGSDSKKAKEKVQKVQTVGQNKSYLAVRLKDQDLRDSRQEAAKAFIQNCLYGPGTNRTTARGYR, encoded by the exons ATGCGCCTCTGCATAGCTCAGTGGGGCCTGGGAGCCTGCAGAGGGCGACAGAACCCGCGGCGCCTGCCTTTTACGTCACGCTCCGCTTGCGTGCTGATTCCGGGTCAGAGGTCGGGCGTAGCTTGGGTCATGGTGCAGCTCAGGCCGCGCGCGTCCCGCGCCCCGGTGTCGGCGTCGGCGATGGTGGACGAGGGCCAGCCCGCCTCGGAGGAGGAGGCGGAGCACGGCCTGTTGCTCGGGCAGCCGAGCAGCGGCGCGGCTGCCGAGCCGCTGGAGGAAGACGAGGAAGGGGACGATGAGCTTGACGACGAGGCCCCGGAGGAGCTGACTTTCGCCAGCGCCCAGGCGGAAGCGAAAGAAGAGGAGCGGCGAGTTCGCGAGACCGTACGCAG GGATAAAACGCttctgaaggagaaaaggaagcgACGCGAGGAGTTGTTCATCGAGCAGAAG aaaagaaaacttcttcCAGATACTATTCTAGAGAAGTTAACTACAGCTTCACAAACTAG TGTGAAGAAATCACCGGCAAAGTTGAAAGAAG ttaatttgcaaaagaaaaatgaagaatgtgAGAAAGGAAGTGACTCTAAGAAAGCTAAAGAAAAAGTGCAAAAAGTACAGACTGTTGG CCAGAATAAAAGCTACTTGGCTGTAAGGCTAAAAGACCAAGATTTGAGAGATTCAAGGCAAGAAGCAGCCAAAGCCTTCATACAAAATTGTTTATATGGTCCTGGAACCAACAGAACTACTG CAAGAGGTTACCGGTGA
- the NOL7 gene encoding nucleolar protein 7 isoform X1, which produces MVQLRPRASRAPVSASAMVDEGQPASEEEAEHGLLLGQPSSGAAAEPLEEDEEGDDELDDEAPEELTFASAQAEAKEEERRVRETVRRDKTLLKEKRKRREELFIEQKKRKLLPDTILEKLTTASQTSVKKSPAKLKEVNLQKKNEECEKGSDSKKAKEKVQKVQTVGQNKSYLAVRLKDQDLRDSRQEAAKAFIQNCLYGPGTNRTTVNKFLSLDSKRLPVKKAAAQFLNNAWGSQKKQNAKRFRRRWMVRKMKTSKK; this is translated from the exons ATGGTGCAGCTCAGGCCGCGCGCGTCCCGCGCCCCGGTGTCGGCGTCGGCGATGGTGGACGAGGGCCAGCCCGCCTCGGAGGAGGAGGCGGAGCACGGCCTGTTGCTCGGGCAGCCGAGCAGCGGCGCGGCTGCCGAGCCGCTGGAGGAAGACGAGGAAGGGGACGATGAGCTTGACGACGAGGCCCCGGAGGAGCTGACTTTCGCCAGCGCCCAGGCGGAAGCGAAAGAAGAGGAGCGGCGAGTTCGCGAGACCGTACGCAG GGATAAAACGCttctgaaggagaaaaggaagcgACGCGAGGAGTTGTTCATCGAGCAGAAG aaaagaaaacttcttcCAGATACTATTCTAGAGAAGTTAACTACAGCTTCACAAACTAG TGTGAAGAAATCACCGGCAAAGTTGAAAGAAG ttaatttgcaaaagaaaaatgaagaatgtgAGAAAGGAAGTGACTCTAAGAAAGCTAAAGAAAAAGTGCAAAAAGTACAGACTGTTGG CCAGAATAAAAGCTACTTGGCTGTAAGGCTAAAAGACCAAGATTTGAGAGATTCAAGGCAAGAAGCAGCCAAAGCCTTCATACAAAATTGTTTATATGGTCCTGGAACCAACAGAACTACTG TAAACAAGTTCCTGTCTCTTGACAGCAAGAGGTTACCGGTGAAAAAGGCCGCAGCCCAGTTTTTGAATAATGCTTGGG GAtcccagaaaaaacaaaatgccaaGAGGTTTAGAAGACGTTGGATGGTCAGAAAGATGAAAACTTCTAAGAAGTAA